The genomic region GGCGCTGTTGGTGTGCAGGGTACCCATGACCAGGTGACCGGTCTGGGCCGCTTTGAGGGCGGTGTTGACGGTTTCTTTGTCCCGCATTTCACCCACCAGAATGATGTCCGGGTCTTCCCGCAGGGAGGCCTTGAGGGCGTTGTCGAACTTCTGGGTGTGCATGCCGACTTCCCGCTGTTTGATCAGCGATCGCCGACTGGTGTGCACAAATTCCACCGGGTCTTCGATGGTGATGATGTTCTTAGGCATCTCCGTGTTGACGTAGTCAATCATCGCCGCCATGGTGGTCGATTTACCCGAACCCGTCGGCCCGGTCACCAGCACCAGCCCTTTGTGGTAGTGGCACACATCGCGAAAGATCGGCGAGAACCCCAGCTGGTCAAGGGTAAGAATTTTCACCGGAATCAGACGCAGCACCATGGCCGGGCCGCGCAGGGAGTCGAAAATGTTGATCCGGATGCGGGTGAAGTCGTACTGCGCAGCCCCGTCAAAGTCGAGGGTTTGACGAAACTCCTGAATTTCGTCGGGCTTGAGAATTTCTTCGAGCCAGGCGTAGAAGGTGGCTTCGTCGGTGACGGGGTACTCGGTGGGGGAAATGTCGCCGCGATCGCGGAAGCGCGGAATCTCACCCACTCCCAGGTGAATGTCGGAGAAACCCTTGTCGAAGGCCTCGCGTACGATTTTCTCCAGGGTCAGGCCGCTGCTCACCTTGAGGGTTTCTGCCGCCCTGGGCATGGGGGGTGGCGAGGCCGGGCGGTGGCGCGCCTGACCCGGGGCCGGAGCCCCCTGGGCGACTGGCGGGGCTGCTGCTGCCGGCTGAGTCGCCGCTGGAGCCTGGCTTGGTGCCGGGCGAGCTGACGCCTGGCCCGCCGCCGCCTGGGCGGCGGCCTGACCGGCGGCGCGGGCCGCCGCCTGGGCACGGGCCTGGGCTGAGGCCTGGGCCTGGGCCGCTGTTTGTGGAGGTCTGGGGGGAGGCGGCGGTGCGGGTTGGGCCCCGGGGGCGTTGGGTAACTCAGCCATAAAA from Nodosilinea sp. PGN35 harbors:
- a CDS encoding type IV pilus twitching motility protein PilT, which encodes MENPFMAELPNAPGAQPAPPPPPRPPQTAAQAQASAQARAQAAARAAGQAAAQAAAGQASARPAPSQAPAATQPAAAAPPVAQGAPAPGQARHRPASPPPMPRAAETLKVSSGLTLEKIVREAFDKGFSDIHLGVGEIPRFRDRGDISPTEYPVTDEATFYAWLEEILKPDEIQEFRQTLDFDGAAQYDFTRIRINIFDSLRGPAMVLRLIPVKILTLDQLGFSPIFRDVCHYHKGLVLVTGPTGSGKSTTMAAMIDYVNTEMPKNIITIEDPVEFVHTSRRSLIKQREVGMHTQKFDNALKASLREDPDIILVGEMRDKETVNTALKAAQTGHLVMGTLHTNSAVKTVERILNLYEPEQQAPVRVSLAESLVAVIAQGLCRTTDGKRAAFHDILINTDAIKDYILRGQLDEVEALIPKCTFDGMCTMNQSLYALYESGRITEETALEMSPKQNEMAQMLRGRV